One window of Zerene cesonia ecotype Mississippi unplaced genomic scaffold, Zerene_cesonia_1.1 Zces_u006, whole genome shotgun sequence genomic DNA carries:
- the LOC119838963 gene encoding UPF0669 protein C6orf120 homolog, whose translation MRREFIFLLLAIISVSTMWSLLSNVFRMVFIDKMLLDTVIGAVGAGNFSYWQLGHGGPLLVELTSLSGDADLYVADNLRPSYEVDRHNFSSITCGKDVVSIPADFPRPIGIGVFGAWSHAISAYSIHVFLDRSDMNEQMLIFEEGPRFDAAEPKEQKQMKKDRMEDRPRFMKLLNFLDMIFDTFVL comes from the exons atgAGGCgcgaatttatatttcttttgctCGCTATTATCAGTGTATCGACCATGTGGTCATTACTATCGAATGTCTTTCGTATGGTGTTTATAGACAAAATGTTATTAGACACAGTCATTGGAGCTGTCGGGGCAGGGAATTTCTCCTATTGGCAATTAGGGCACGGTGGGCCCTTGCTGGTTGAACTCACTTCTCTGAGTGGAGACGCCGATTTATATGTAGCTGATAATTTGAG ACCCAGCTACGAAGTGGACAGACATAATTTCAGCTCCATCACATGCGGCAAGGATGTTGTTAGTATACCAGCTGACTTCCCTCGACCCATTG gTATAGGAGTGTTTGGCGCCTGGTCGCATGCCATATCAGCATATAGTATTCACGTGTTTCTGGACAGGTCGGATATGAACGAGCAGATGCTGATCTTCGAGGAGGGACCTAGGTTCGACGCGGCAG agCCAAAGGAGCAGAAACAGATGAAAAAGGACCGGATGGAGGACAGACCGAGGTTTATGAAGCTTCTCAATTTCTTAGATATGATATTCGATACgtttgtattgtaa